The proteins below are encoded in one region of Streptomyces sp. NBC_00490:
- a CDS encoding 2Fe-2S iron-sulfur cluster-binding protein has product MTDDRNEEAMPQGGGRWDPLPQGDYDDGATAFVKLPEGGIEALLASDTPLAAPGHGYVPPQITAAPDGAAGTDPAATGAWAVPVDGTQWPDPNAVPQGGVDDRFTYSPGATGQWNFQEHTEAAEIAPAPGHDVTGQWSIPVAGGDLPDESGEFTTSSLVEQWGGTPPATLPGGASAPWATPTGQPWDSEPPGDEHAHVPNGAYNGGHAVADAPDHAVPDTHAPVETSTAPAPAEPSADTPAPDASQPAQGPGEAAAAAEGPEGAPEAVESPEAATEPHAEHTPADADDDAGTRTEEEHAADPEADDSAAAPDEQAPVLSGEHPLASYVLRVNGVERPVADAWIGESLLYVLRERLGLAGAKDGCSQGECGACNVQVDGRLVASCLVPAVTAAGSEVRTVEGLAEDGHPSDVQRALAKCGAVQCGFCVPGMAMTVHDLLEGNPAPSELETRQALCGNLCRCSGYRGVVDAVQAVVAERAAHHAAAESESDTDEARIPHQAGPGAGGVNPSAFEPRHDQAYGQDGGQA; this is encoded by the coding sequence GTGACCGACGACCGGAACGAAGAGGCCATGCCCCAGGGCGGCGGCCGCTGGGACCCGCTGCCCCAGGGCGACTACGACGACGGCGCGACCGCCTTCGTGAAGCTCCCCGAGGGCGGCATCGAGGCCCTGCTGGCCTCCGACACCCCGCTCGCCGCGCCCGGTCACGGCTATGTGCCGCCGCAGATAACGGCGGCCCCCGACGGCGCCGCCGGCACCGATCCGGCGGCCACCGGTGCCTGGGCCGTGCCCGTCGACGGCACCCAGTGGCCCGACCCGAACGCCGTGCCGCAGGGCGGCGTGGACGACCGGTTCACGTACAGCCCGGGCGCGACCGGGCAGTGGAACTTCCAGGAGCACACGGAGGCCGCGGAGATCGCTCCCGCGCCGGGTCACGACGTGACCGGGCAGTGGTCGATCCCCGTCGCCGGTGGCGACCTTCCGGACGAATCGGGCGAGTTCACCACGTCGTCCCTGGTCGAGCAGTGGGGCGGCACACCGCCGGCCACACTGCCCGGCGGCGCGTCCGCCCCGTGGGCGACGCCGACGGGACAGCCGTGGGACTCCGAGCCGCCGGGCGACGAGCACGCGCACGTGCCGAACGGCGCGTACAACGGCGGCCACGCGGTCGCCGACGCTCCGGACCACGCCGTGCCGGACACCCACGCACCCGTGGAGACGAGCACCGCACCCGCCCCCGCCGAGCCCTCCGCGGACACCCCCGCCCCCGACGCCTCACAGCCCGCTCAAGGCCCCGGTGAGGCCGCGGCGGCAGCCGAGGGGCCCGAAGGCGCCCCGGAGGCCGTGGAGAGCCCTGAGGCGGCCACCGAGCCGCACGCGGAGCACACCCCGGCCGACGCCGACGACGACGCCGGGACGCGGACCGAGGAAGAGCACGCCGCCGACCCCGAGGCCGACGACTCCGCCGCCGCCCCGGACGAGCAGGCCCCCGTGCTCTCCGGCGAGCACCCCCTCGCCTCCTACGTCCTGCGCGTCAACGGCGTCGAACGCCCCGTCGCCGACGCCTGGATCGGCGAGTCGCTGCTCTACGTGCTGCGCGAACGCCTCGGCCTCGCGGGCGCCAAGGACGGCTGCTCGCAGGGCGAGTGCGGGGCGTGCAACGTCCAGGTCGACGGACGCCTCGTCGCCTCCTGCCTGGTGCCCGCGGTCACCGCCGCCGGCAGCGAGGTCCGTACCGTCGAGGGCCTCGCCGAGGACGGGCACCCCTCCGACGTGCAGCGCGCGCTCGCCAAGTGCGGCGCGGTGCAGTGCGGATTCTGCGTGCCCGGCATGGCGATGACCGTGCACGACCTCCTGGAGGGCAACCCGGCGCCGTCCGAGCTGGAGACCCGCCAGGCACTGTGCGGCAACCTGTGCCGCTGCTCCGGCTACCGGGGCGTCGTGGACGCCGTCCAGGCGGTCGTCGCGGAGCGCGCGGCCCATCACGCCGCGGCGGAATCTGAGTCGGACACGGACGAGGCACGTATCCCCCATCAGGCGGGCCCCGGAGCCGGCGGCGTCAACCCGTCGGCCTTCGAGCCGCGCCATGACCAGGCGTACGGACAGGACGGAGGCCAGGCGTGA
- a CDS encoding FAD binding domain-containing protein, translating to MTTHAPQAAQAVTLPTTLDEAVTALTAMPAAVPVAGGTDLMAAVNSGQLRPAALVGLGRISEIRGWQYQDGHALLGAGLTHARMGRPDFAALIPALAASARAAGPPQIRNAGTLGGNIATASPTGDALPVLAALEATLIIAGPGGARREIPVSHLLAGMEMLRAGELIGFVRVPLLHAPQVFLKATGRTGPGRAMASVALVLDPARRGVRCAVGAIAPMPLRPLDAELWVGRLIDWDNNRALVPEALQAFGEYVAAACIPDPAPEADGSVPQLPPGVLHLRRTVAALARRALGRALS from the coding sequence TTGACCACGCACGCACCGCAGGCGGCGCAGGCCGTCACGCTGCCCACGACACTGGACGAGGCAGTGACGGCCCTCACTGCCATGCCCGCAGCCGTGCCCGTCGCGGGCGGCACCGACCTCATGGCCGCCGTCAACTCCGGCCAACTCAGGCCCGCCGCCCTGGTGGGCCTCGGCCGCATCAGCGAGATCCGCGGCTGGCAGTACCAGGACGGGCACGCCCTGCTCGGAGCCGGACTCACGCACGCGCGGATGGGCCGGCCCGACTTCGCCGCCCTCATCCCCGCGCTCGCCGCCTCGGCACGCGCGGCGGGCCCGCCGCAGATCCGCAACGCGGGCACCCTGGGCGGCAACATCGCCACGGCGTCCCCCACCGGTGACGCGCTCCCGGTCCTCGCCGCCCTCGAAGCGACGCTGATCATCGCGGGCCCCGGCGGAGCCCGCCGGGAGATCCCGGTGTCGCATCTGCTGGCCGGCATGGAGATGCTGCGCGCCGGCGAACTCATCGGCTTCGTGCGCGTGCCGCTGCTGCACGCACCGCAGGTCTTCCTCAAGGCCACCGGCCGCACCGGCCCCGGACGGGCGATGGCCTCCGTCGCGCTCGTCCTCGACCCCGCCCGGCGCGGAGTGCGGTGCGCCGTCGGAGCCATAGCGCCGATGCCGCTGCGGCCCCTGGACGCCGAGCTGTGGGTCGGCCGGCTGATCGACTGGGACAACAACCGCGCGCTCGTCCCGGAGGCGTTGCAGGCCTTCGGTGAGTACGTCGCCGCGGCCTGCATCCCCGACCCGGCCCCGGAGGCGGACGGCTCCGTGCCACAGCTTCCGCCCGGCGTACTGCATCTGCGGCGCACCGTCGCCGCGCTGGCCCGACGAGCACTGGGGAGGGCGCTGTCGTGA